The following coding sequences are from one Methanococcoides orientis window:
- a CDS encoding chemotaxis protein CheW, producing the protein MNPHNQMMDVDQTVQVIVFALGEERYGVDISQVKEIIRPTKITRIPNAPEFIEGVVNLRGQITTIINLRTRFGKETKETDSETRIIVVEYENAVIGMIVDTVNEVKYLSSKNIDELPSIITSRNDSKFLTGVGKLDDGLLTLMDLDKVFSEEEIEGMQR; encoded by the coding sequence ATGAATCCTCATAATCAAATGATGGATGTTGACCAGACCGTACAGGTTATTGTATTCGCTCTTGGAGAAGAGCGATATGGTGTTGATATTTCTCAGGTAAAGGAAATAATCAGGCCAACCAAGATTACAAGAATTCCGAATGCACCCGAGTTCATAGAGGGGGTTGTAAATCTCAGGGGTCAGATTACGACTATAATAAATTTAAGAACTCGATTTGGCAAGGAAACAAAAGAAACGGACAGTGAAACCAGGATTATTGTAGTTGAATACGAAAACGCAGTCATAGGGATGATTGTGGATACAGTGAATGAAGTCAAGTACCTGTCGTCAAAGAATATAGATGAGTTACCAAGCATTATAACGTCAAGAAACGATTCAAAATTCCTGACTGGTGTGGGGAAACTCGATGATGGTCTTTTGACATTAATGGATCTGGATAAAGTGTTTAGTGAAGAGGAAATCGAAGGTATGCAAAGATGA
- a CDS encoding protein-glutamate methylesterase/protein-glutamine glutaminase: MIKTLVVDDSALMRRAARDMLESAGDIEVIGIAKNGKEAVEKANKLKPEVIVMDVNMPIMDGLAAVEAIMDTAPIPIIMFSSLTKKGSREALEALRLGAIDFITKPSGLQEIAKSESELITKVRSIHNSNPNIIRLLNLKKFKGEVINGNWNCPEMQNMGVLIGSSTGGPSSLEQIIPRLPGDLPASVFVVQHMPEGNFCSQLAARLNTLSELEVKEAENNEKVKNGVAYIAPGGYHMQIRKALNVTRIKIIKGEPMHAVMPSVDVTVESFINVYGKNSIATILTGMGVDGASGFKKIKESNGSTIACSEDTCVIFGMPKAAIEAGAIDVVKPIFEIPEEIIRMLEVKCNAN; the protein is encoded by the coding sequence ATGATCAAAACCCTTGTTGTTGATGATTCTGCCTTAATGAGAAGGGCAGCAAGAGACATGCTTGAGAGTGCTGGCGATATAGAAGTCATCGGGATCGCAAAAAATGGCAAAGAAGCTGTAGAAAAAGCGAATAAACTAAAACCGGAAGTTATAGTAATGGATGTTAATATGCCTATCATGGATGGGCTGGCAGCCGTTGAAGCTATAATGGATACAGCTCCGATACCTATTATAATGTTTAGCTCTCTCACCAAAAAGGGTTCTAGAGAAGCTCTGGAAGCTTTGAGACTTGGTGCGATCGATTTTATAACAAAACCCAGTGGCTTACAAGAAATAGCTAAGAGCGAAAGCGAGCTAATTACAAAAGTTCGTAGCATCCACAATTCAAATCCAAACATTATAAGACTACTCAACCTGAAAAAATTCAAAGGTGAGGTAATAAATGGAAACTGGAATTGCCCGGAGATGCAAAATATGGGGGTACTTATTGGTTCATCAACAGGCGGTCCTTCTTCTCTTGAGCAAATAATTCCAAGATTGCCAGGTGACCTGCCTGCATCGGTTTTTGTAGTACAGCATATGCCTGAAGGAAACTTTTGTAGCCAGTTAGCTGCGAGATTGAATACCTTATCAGAACTTGAAGTAAAAGAAGCTGAAAATAATGAGAAAGTAAAAAATGGAGTTGCTTACATCGCCCCTGGCGGCTATCATATGCAAATTCGAAAAGCCTTGAATGTAACCAGGATAAAGATCATAAAAGGTGAACCGATGCACGCTGTAATGCCTTCTGTCGATGTGACTGTTGAAAGCTTTATAAATGTATATGGGAAAAATTCAATCGCCACAATACTTACGGGAATGGGGGTAGATGGAGCATCCGGATTCAAAAAAATAAAAGAATCAAATGGATCTACCATAGCATGCAGTGAAGACACCTGTGTTATTTTTGGGATGCCAAAAGCTGCAATCGAAGCCGGAGCAATTGACGTTGTAAAACCTATTTTTGAGATACCTGAAGAAATTATTAGGATGTTAGAGGTGAAATGCAATGCAAACTGA
- a CDS encoding chemotaxis protein CheD — translation MSNDIAYVSTANAKAIVLSRNNTVVGSYCSMDGMCASGSCHPDCELIIDAKNHLKGSSPDSNVQLLEGELIAGIGEYKVGKNILLKAMGLGSCVGVVLYDHKSRMAGIAHVLLPGASNDGKTKHAETAITTMLEEMVRNGARRKHISAKVAGGAQIFKHMNLDILKIGDRNIKSVEETLKKEKIEILATDVGGSMGRNVIFNAVDGSLIVKYSNGKVLWM, via the coding sequence ATGAGTAACGATATTGCATACGTCTCAACAGCAAACGCAAAAGCGATTGTTTTGAGCAGAAATAATACAGTAGTGGGTTCATACTGTTCTATGGATGGTATGTGTGCATCTGGTTCTTGCCATCCAGATTGTGAACTGATAATAGACGCAAAGAACCACTTAAAAGGTAGCTCCCCGGACTCCAATGTACAATTATTAGAAGGAGAGTTGATTGCTGGCATTGGAGAATACAAAGTGGGAAAAAATATCCTACTGAAAGCAATGGGACTTGGTTCCTGTGTAGGTGTGGTACTTTACGATCACAAAAGTCGTATGGCTGGTATTGCACATGTATTGCTCCCCGGAGCGTCAAACGATGGAAAAACCAAACATGCTGAAACTGCCATAACAACAATGCTTGAAGAAATGGTCCGCAATGGAGCAAGGCGAAAACATATTTCTGCAAAGGTTGCAGGTGGTGCCCAGATATTTAAGCACATGAATCTGGACATACTTAAGATCGGTGATCGGAATATTAAATCTGTTGAAGAAACTCTCAAAAAAGAGAAAATCGAAATATTAGCTACAGATGTAGGGGGAAGTATGGGGAGAAATGTTATTTTCAATGCAGTTGACGGAAGTCTAATTGTTAAATATAGCAATGGGAAGGTATTATGGATGTAA
- a CDS encoding chemotaxis protein CheW, whose translation MQTDMDAYKDDFLQEVNEYLEIFNQSFVDLENGDNDALDEIFRVAHTIKGMAGFLGYTSLEKLCHSMEEVLSGIKCGDIVIDSDLIDIMLSTVDRINEMVEKIESEGNDEIKIDNLLNAFDMYKSQKDEEAEDRIPEESTSAIIDTQEAEDVEFTHLEEDVSAVTGSLETEDLNSENEDGVPNLILNVKIAPDSDIKELKAILVIESLKEAGHVIRTEPTEEEIDSTFKGSLKAFIKGDAGKVEDVMNKISEIDNFEVISCDQEEHNESVDSSLEKDVSSVVRSLETEDLKSKNEGAEHNLILNVKLAPDSDIKELKAILVIESLKEAGHVIRTEPTEEEIDSTFKGSLIAFIKGDAGKVEDVMNKISEIDNFEIISCDQEENRENMDSCPLEEAASEIAGSLESEYLNCEKGDEGHNLILNVKLAPDSDIKELKAILVIESLKEAGHVIRTEPTEEEIDSTFKGSLKAFIKGNAGKVEDVMNKISEIDNFEIISCEQEEATEEIQLPNQDEMENIAQEDIPNNEGSKGEQEIIESTIQTNESMMFTFKEILRNENCSLQEKLRKLINALFGNNYSGAISAKEIIQDEEASLMFEESIQEDEVSLMSEESIQEDEVSLMSEESIQEDEVSLMSEESIQEDEVSLMSEESIQKDESSLISEESIQEDEVLLMSEESIQKDEVSLMSEESIQEDEASLMSEEAPLMVEEDIQKEVVNIRNIESNQDNCTAKQDTTKKGSVGNKRQDTIRVRVSNIDSIMNLVGELVINKGCLLQISQEHRIPELEEATAILDKSITSLQDEVMMMRMVKIEKVFKKFPRMVRDLSRKFEKEIDFEIEGQETELDRTILDEISDPLVHLVRNCVDHGIETPEERAKAGKSQTGHIKLSAKREKSNVIIEIEDDGKGLDLKKIKNKALEKGIISSTDLDKLSEDEIRMLIFTSGLSTKDSATEISGRGVGMDAVKTTVEKLGGKIKIYSQNGKGTKMRINLPPTVAIIKSLVVESGNETYAIPISNVVEALDVNKDNFKLIRDQPLLYVREKLLPAIRLKEFFDIGEYGKQLEKEVGIIVERESEEVALLVDSIIDQQEIVIKPLGSVLSKVKGFIGVTILGDGRVIPILDVSALVGGDIDA comes from the coding sequence ATGCAAACTGATATGGACGCTTACAAGGATGATTTCCTTCAGGAAGTAAATGAGTATCTTGAGATATTCAATCAGTCTTTTGTAGATCTGGAAAATGGTGATAATGACGCTTTGGATGAAATATTCAGAGTAGCACACACAATTAAAGGAATGGCAGGATTCCTTGGATATACATCACTTGAAAAACTCTGTCACAGCATGGAAGAAGTTTTAAGTGGCATAAAATGTGGCGATATCGTAATTGATAGCGACCTTATAGACATAATGCTTTCAACTGTAGATCGAATAAATGAAATGGTAGAGAAAATAGAAAGCGAAGGCAACGATGAGATTAAAATCGACAACCTTCTAAATGCTTTCGACATGTATAAATCTCAAAAAGATGAAGAAGCTGAAGATCGCATCCCTGAGGAAAGCACCTCTGCAATAATAGATACGCAGGAAGCTGAAGATGTGGAATTTACTCATCTGGAAGAAGATGTCTCTGCCGTAACAGGATCTCTGGAAACAGAAGATCTAAACTCTGAAAATGAGGACGGAGTACCTAATCTCATACTCAATGTAAAAATAGCTCCTGATTCTGATATAAAGGAATTGAAAGCGATATTGGTTATTGAATCTCTGAAAGAAGCAGGACATGTTATAAGAACAGAACCTACAGAAGAAGAGATCGATAGCACTTTTAAGGGTTCACTTAAAGCCTTCATCAAGGGGGATGCGGGCAAAGTGGAAGATGTAATGAACAAAATTTCTGAAATTGATAATTTTGAAGTTATCTCCTGTGATCAAGAAGAACATAACGAATCTGTGGATTCTTCTTTGGAAAAAGATGTCTCTTCTGTGGTAAGATCTCTGGAAACAGAAGATCTGAAATCTAAAAATGAGGGTGCAGAACATAATCTCATACTCAATGTAAAACTAGCTCCTGATTCTGATATAAAGGAATTGAAAGCAATATTGGTTATTGAATCTCTGAAAGAAGCAGGGCATGTTATAAGAACAGAACCTACAGAAGAAGAGATCGATAGCACTTTTAAGGGTTCACTTATAGCCTTCATCAAGGGGGATGCGGGTAAAGTGGAAGATGTAATGAACAAAATTTCTGAAATTGATAATTTTGAAATTATCTCCTGTGATCAAGAAGAAAATAGGGAAAATATGGATTCTTGTCCTCTGGAAGAAGCCGCCTCCGAAATAGCAGGGTCTCTGGAATCAGAATATCTAAATTGTGAAAAGGGGGATGAGGGGCATAATCTCATACTCAATGTAAAACTAGCTCCTGATTCTGATATAAAGGAATTGAAAGCAATATTGGTTATTGAATCTCTGAAAGAAGCGGGGCATGTTATAAGAACAGAACCTACAGAAGAAGAGATCGATAGCACTTTTAAGGGTTCACTTAAAGCCTTCATCAAGGGGAATGCGGGTAAAGTGGAAGATGTAATGAACAAAATTTCTGAAATTGATAATTTTGAAATTATCTCCTGTGAACAAGAAGAAGCCACTGAGGAAATTCAACTCCCAAATCAGGATGAAATGGAAAATATTGCTCAGGAGGATATTCCCAATAATGAAGGAAGTAAAGGGGAGCAAGAAATAATCGAATCTACTATTCAAACAAATGAAAGTATGATGTTTACATTTAAGGAAATTCTCAGGAATGAAAATTGTTCTCTTCAGGAAAAGTTAAGGAAATTGATAAACGCACTTTTCGGGAATAACTATTCCGGTGCAATATCGGCAAAGGAAATCATTCAGGATGAAGAAGCTTCGTTAATGTTTGAAGAAAGTATTCAGGAAGATGAAGTCTCGTTAATGTCTGAAGAAAGTATTCAGGAAGATGAAGTCTCGTTAATGTCTGAAGAAAGTATTCAGGAAGATGAAGTCTCGTTAATGTCTGAAGAAAGTATTCAGGAAGATGAAGTCTCGTTAATGTCTGAAGAAAGTATTCAGAAAGATGAATCCTCGTTAATATCTGAAGAAAGTATTCAGGAAGATGAAGTCTTGTTAATGTCTGAAGAAAGTATTCAGAAAGATGAAGTTTCGTTAATGTCTGAAGAAAGTATTCAGGAAGATGAAGCTTCGTTGATGTCTGAAGAAGCTCCGTTAATGGTGGAAGAAGATATCCAGAAAGAAGTAGTTAATATCAGAAATATAGAATCAAATCAAGATAATTGCACTGCCAAGCAGGATACTACTAAAAAAGGATCAGTGGGGAACAAAAGGCAGGATACAATACGTGTTCGAGTTTCCAATATTGATAGCATAATGAACCTTGTTGGAGAACTTGTAATTAACAAAGGTTGCCTTCTTCAAATTTCCCAGGAGCATAGGATACCCGAACTGGAAGAGGCTACTGCAATTTTGGACAAATCCATCACAAGTTTACAAGATGAAGTTATGATGATGAGAATGGTCAAAATCGAAAAGGTATTCAAAAAATTCCCAAGAATGGTGAGGGACCTAAGTAGAAAGTTTGAAAAAGAAATCGATTTTGAAATTGAGGGTCAGGAAACTGAACTCGATAGGACTATTCTTGACGAAATTAGTGATCCTTTGGTTCATCTTGTAAGGAATTGTGTCGATCATGGAATCGAAACTCCGGAAGAAAGAGCAAAAGCCGGTAAAAGTCAAACAGGACATATAAAACTTTCAGCAAAAAGGGAGAAGAGCAACGTCATAATTGAAATTGAAGATGACGGGAAAGGTCTGGATTTGAAAAAGATCAAGAATAAGGCTTTAGAAAAGGGGATCATTTCATCGACTGATTTGGATAAACTTAGTGAAGATGAAATTAGGATGCTTATTTTTACTTCAGGACTATCTACAAAAGACAGTGCGACCGAGATATCAGGACGAGGGGTCGGAATGGATGCCGTGAAGACAACTGTCGAGAAACTGGGCGGTAAAATAAAAATATACTCCCAGAACGGAAAAGGTACCAAGATGAGGATCAACCTCCCTCCCACAGTTGCAATTATAAAGTCACTTGTTGTTGAATCTGGGAATGAGACTTATGCAATTCCAATTTCCAATGTTGTTGAAGCACTCGATGTTAACAAAGATAATTTCAAACTTATACGTGATCAGCCACTGCTTTATGTAAGAGAAAAGCTGCTGCCTGCAATAAGATTAAAAGAATTTTTTGATATTGGGGAGTATGGCAAACAATTGGAAAAAGAAGTTGGTATTATTGTAGAGAGGGAAAGTGAAGAAGTTGCGTTACTTGTTGATTCAATAATTGATCAACAAGAAATCGTGATAAAACCACTGGGTAGTGTTTTGTCAAAAGTTAAAGGATTTATTGGGGTTACAATTCTGGGGGATGGAAGGGTCATACCGATCCTGGATGTATCAGCACTAGTAGGAGGAGATATAGATGCTTGA
- a CDS encoding CheR family methyltransferase: MDVSDTDYFDLLTNKVSKLSGIVLDGYRDKYLRRRIDLRMRVVGITDYKDYMRFLETNEGELAALIDTLTINVTEFMRDKTPFIFFKDNLIADIMERKQKSQSKLVRFWSAGCSNGEEPYSIGICAKEVFPEDWNISIYATDIDEKCLKNASEGVYFKDKIKNLDYMLRHKYFEKSEDTFKVKKIQNLSYRFKRYDLTNDSPVSKHFDTVFCRNVMIYFNETQKIKMISNFYDSLTKGGYLIIGKSETLPPEMRSLFEPVSIKDKIYMKI, encoded by the coding sequence ATGGATGTAAGTGATACAGATTACTTTGATCTTCTTACAAACAAGGTATCTAAATTATCGGGTATCGTTCTCGATGGTTATAGGGATAAATACCTTCGGAGAAGAATTGATCTGAGAATGAGGGTTGTAGGAATCACTGATTATAAGGATTATATGCGATTTCTTGAAACGAATGAAGGTGAATTAGCTGCACTCATAGATACTCTTACTATCAATGTGACTGAATTTATGCGAGACAAAACACCGTTCATATTTTTCAAGGATAACTTGATTGCAGATATAATGGAAAGAAAGCAGAAATCACAAAGCAAACTGGTTAGGTTTTGGAGTGCTGGATGTTCCAACGGAGAAGAACCTTATTCTATTGGGATCTGTGCAAAAGAGGTATTTCCTGAAGATTGGAACATATCGATATATGCTACTGATATAGATGAAAAGTGCTTAAAAAATGCTTCAGAAGGGGTATACTTCAAGGATAAAATAAAAAATCTTGACTATATGCTCAGGCACAAGTATTTTGAAAAATCAGAGGATACTTTTAAAGTAAAAAAGATCCAAAATCTATCATATAGATTCAAAAGATATGATCTAACAAACGATAGCCCAGTTTCAAAGCATTTTGACACTGTTTTCTGCAGGAATGTGATGATATATTTCAATGAAACTCAAAAAATAAAAATGATAAGCAACTTTTACGATTCACTCACAAAAGGTGGCTATCTCATAATAGGCAAATCCGAAACATTACCTCCTGAAATGAGAAGTTTATTTGAACCTGTGAGTATAAAAGACAAAATCTACATGAAAATTTAA
- a CDS encoding chemotaxis protein CheC has translation MLELECLSEMEVEVLKELGNIGTGHAATSLSKLLDKYIEITVPEVKIVSIADLRGELYEEVVAGVLIALQDLEGNNSGYLYVMVPMKSADKLVVEMYGTEDVDDEMYASAVMEAGNILASSFCDASADFLDIILLPSPPNYAVDMATAVMDGVVSQMAQKSDNLIIFETKLNSESNIEINLALLPEDDLFSNIMNILEGL, from the coding sequence ATGCTTGAATTAGAATGTCTTAGTGAAATGGAAGTAGAGGTTTTAAAAGAACTTGGTAATATTGGTACTGGACATGCAGCCACTTCACTTTCAAAATTGTTAGACAAATATATTGAAATTACTGTTCCAGAAGTAAAAATCGTAAGTATAGCAGATTTGCGTGGCGAATTGTATGAAGAAGTTGTAGCAGGTGTCCTTATAGCATTACAGGATCTTGAGGGGAACAACTCTGGTTACCTATACGTCATGGTACCCATGAAATCTGCAGACAAACTTGTAGTGGAAATGTATGGGACAGAAGATGTTGACGATGAGATGTATGCTTCTGCAGTAATGGAAGCCGGAAACATACTTGCATCATCATTTTGTGATGCCTCAGCTGACTTCCTGGACATAATCCTGTTACCTTCTCCTCCAAATTATGCAGTTGATATGGCTACTGCAGTTATGGATGGGGTAGTTTCCCAGATGGCACAAAAAAGTGATAACCTAATTATATTTGAAACCAAGCTAAATTCTGAGTCAAACATCGAAATAAATTTGGCGTTGTTACCTGAAGATGATTTATTCAGTAACATTATGAATATCCTGGAAGGATTATGA
- a CDS encoding response regulator codes for MPKVLIVDDTAFMRKLLKNILFGAGFDIAGEAENGNQAVEMYKELNPDVVTMDIVMPDMNGIDALKQIKSFDKGAKVVMCTAIGQEKIVKTAIKLGAKGYIIKPFQAPKVLEEIKKVTGA; via the coding sequence ATGCCAAAAGTATTAATTGTCGATGACACAGCATTTATGAGAAAGCTTTTGAAGAACATACTCTTTGGAGCAGGATTCGATATAGCCGGGGAAGCTGAAAATGGGAACCAGGCTGTAGAAATGTACAAGGAATTAAATCCGGATGTAGTAACAATGGATATAGTTATGCCGGATATGAATGGAATTGATGCTTTAAAACAGATAAAAAGCTTTGACAAAGGTGCAAAAGTTGTAATGTGTACCGCTATTGGTCAGGAAAAAATAGTAAAGACAGCCATCAAGCTTGGTGCAAAAGGATATATTATAAAGCCCTTCCAGGCACCAAAGGTTCTTGAAGAAATTAAAAAAGTTACTGGCGCATAA
- a CDS encoding CheF family chemotaxis protein — protein MNGKVHLQTPAKLYDGKWVDAELIVTEQTLCIGNTKIQVNEIEDIGNVEVEGVEAIRIKNDGEIIIKPPENLMQQVFRFLAFNLKADRFAVYYLDSATVGGVVSSGTQWEKGYFSVTDEGFWFISPKKQQKMLFDSLGTVVKDVRNVGGKQRKVLVLSKVENGQVATSLLMCPETTLEMLENYLNRLIETHKPGIEFTDMEKQILTLVYSGLDFVSIENMIGISTDELNEYYDRLVDSGLAKVVKIRKEVELTPRGVTMVGDIPNL, from the coding sequence ATGAATGGCAAAGTTCACCTCCAGACTCCTGCAAAATTGTATGATGGCAAATGGGTTGATGCGGAACTCATCGTTACCGAGCAAACCCTATGCATTGGGAATACCAAAATTCAGGTAAACGAAATTGAAGACATTGGTAATGTTGAAGTTGAGGGCGTAGAGGCAATTAGGATCAAGAATGATGGAGAGATTATCATCAAGCCCCCGGAGAATCTCATGCAACAGGTTTTCCGGTTTCTTGCATTTAATTTGAAAGCCGATAGATTTGCGGTCTATTACCTTGATTCAGCAACAGTTGGAGGTGTAGTTTCATCTGGAACTCAGTGGGAGAAAGGTTATTTTAGTGTGACTGATGAGGGTTTCTGGTTCATCTCACCAAAAAAGCAGCAGAAGATGCTGTTTGATAGTCTGGGCACTGTGGTGAAAGATGTGAGAAATGTTGGGGGTAAACAGAGAAAAGTTCTTGTCCTGTCCAAAGTTGAGAATGGTCAGGTCGCTACAAGCTTACTAATGTGCCCTGAAACTACATTGGAGATGCTTGAAAATTATCTTAACCGCCTTATTGAAACACATAAACCCGGGATAGAATTTACAGATATGGAAAAACAGATTTTAACACTTGTATATTCTGGATTAGATTTTGTTTCAATAGAGAATATGATCGGAATTTCTACAGACGAACTTAATGAGTACTATGATAGGTTAGTTGATTCCGGTTTGGCAAAAGTTGTGAAAATAAGAAAAGAAGTGGAATTAACCCCTCGTGGGGTAACCATGGTTGGGGACATTCCGAATTTATAA
- a CDS encoding methyl-accepting chemotaxis protein, with protein MGNKEPITENITIVGPDNKDAKQKEEEISWLIDNLPVTIFRCDIKASWDIYYISKNVYELTGYPKTDYLDKKLTWSDIVFPEDVPKIDEAIDIAMKNNTSYKVNYRIKNTKGETVYIREEGNLVNDDEGNAAYLDGVFLNITENVLAKAESQKTIVKSIPEPALALFVDPEGKVKHINDHFVKLSQFQSDEEIIGRPHSDIVAKTTLVGEDAEKKFGTNQSIIEIALDTRKSVDSIEAIVRLNGLDRELYTISSVSPIYDEEGNFEGILEVLTDLTDIKQKEKEVEELLDYTNKCLADLGTGIKMVGEGDLDTKLEKVKDDDFGKTFDEFNNFVGNLRGMVQSTIGDMNATLDEVNQSREAVNQMNTGMEQISTAAEQIATGSENLSRHANTAALDAKASEQIFKELSEAATKSASFSAKAVEMSDGSQKLANSALEDLEVIMNEIEQLAGIVTSLDGAVDNIDKVTDKIKSIADQTNLLALNAAIEAARAGEHGRGFAVVADEVRKLAEESRSSTAEINGIVVNVQKETKKVTEAIERAKEQVISGNRDIGGALGKSGEITEMVDKINSMLGELNQKAEEGMEKIESINENIGEVASTAEENAANSEETSAAIEEQTAASEQVSGSIKNVTDLAQKTTDMLLKNFKFSEN; from the coding sequence ATGGGAAATAAAGAGCCAATTACAGAAAACATCACAATTGTAGGGCCAGACAATAAAGACGCAAAACAAAAGGAAGAAGAGATTAGCTGGCTGATAGACAATCTTCCTGTTACCATTTTCAGATGTGACATAAAAGCATCATGGGACATATACTACATCAGTAAAAATGTATATGAGCTCACAGGTTACCCAAAGACAGATTATCTTGATAAAAAGTTGACATGGTCGGACATTGTTTTTCCCGAAGATGTGCCAAAAATTGATGAAGCTATCGACATAGCAATGAAGAACAATACATCATACAAAGTTAACTACAGGATAAAAAATACAAAAGGAGAAACTGTTTACATCCGGGAAGAAGGTAACCTGGTAAACGATGATGAGGGAAATGCAGCTTATCTGGATGGTGTATTCCTGAACATTACAGAAAATGTTCTGGCAAAAGCAGAGTCCCAGAAAACAATTGTAAAAAGCATACCAGAACCCGCACTTGCACTTTTTGTAGATCCCGAAGGCAAGGTCAAGCACATAAATGATCATTTTGTCAAACTGAGCCAATTCCAATCTGATGAAGAAATCATAGGAAGGCCTCATTCTGATATTGTTGCAAAAACAACACTGGTTGGAGAGGATGCAGAAAAGAAATTTGGAACCAATCAGTCAATTATTGAAATTGCATTGGATACTCGCAAAAGTGTGGATTCAATAGAAGCAATCGTAAGGTTAAATGGGCTGGACCGTGAGCTCTACACAATAAGTTCTGTTTCACCTATATATGACGAGGAAGGTAATTTTGAAGGAATACTGGAAGTGCTTACAGACCTGACAGATATCAAGCAGAAAGAAAAAGAAGTCGAAGAATTGCTTGATTACACCAATAAATGCCTTGCAGACCTTGGAACTGGAATTAAAATGGTTGGCGAGGGTGATCTTGATACCAAGCTTGAGAAGGTCAAAGATGATGATTTCGGCAAGACCTTCGACGAATTCAATAACTTTGTAGGGAACCTAAGAGGAATGGTTCAGTCTACGATTGGCGATATGAATGCTACGCTGGATGAGGTGAATCAGTCCCGTGAAGCTGTCAACCAGATGAATACGGGCATGGAGCAAATATCAACTGCTGCAGAACAGATTGCAACAGGATCTGAAAACCTTTCAAGACATGCTAATACTGCAGCATTGGATGCAAAAGCTTCCGAACAGATATTCAAGGAACTGAGTGAAGCAGCTACAAAATCTGCCAGTTTCTCTGCTAAAGCAGTAGAAATGAGTGATGGAAGTCAAAAACTCGCAAACAGTGCACTGGAAGACCTCGAAGTAATCATGAATGAGATCGAGCAACTTGCAGGCATCGTTACATCTCTTGATGGTGCTGTTGATAATATCGATAAGGTTACTGATAAAATCAAATCCATTGCAGACCAGACAAATCTCCTAGCTCTGAATGCAGCAATAGAAGCGGCAAGAGCAGGAGAACACGGGAGAGGTTTTGCTGTTGTGGCAGATGAGGTAAGGAAACTTGCTGAAGAGTCAAGAAGCAGCACAGCCGAGATCAATGGAATTGTGGTCAATGTCCAGAAAGAGACAAAGAAGGTCACCGAAGCCATTGAAAGAGCCAAAGAACAAGTAATTAGTGGTAACAGGGATATTGGTGGGGCTCTGGGCAAGTCTGGCGAAATCACAGAGATGGTCGACAAGATCAATTCGATGCTTGGTGAATTGAATCAGAAAGCAGAAGAGGGTATGGAGAAGATCGAGAGTATTAATGAGAACATAGGGGAAGTTGCGTCAACTGCAGAAGAAAATGCTGCAAACAGCGAGGAAACTTCAGCAGCAATCGAAGAACAGACTGCAGCATCAGAACAGGTTAGTGGTTCCATAAAGAATGTTACTGATCTAGCTCAGAAGACAACAGATATGCTCTTGAAAAACTTCAAATTTTCTGAAAATTAA